The window GCTGTTCCGCCTGGCGGTGCTCTCCATCGCGCTCGGCTGCGCCTACGGCGCGGCACAGCTTTTCGACGTGTCGTTTGCACTGGGGGCCTTCTTCGCCGGCATGATCCTGAGCGAATCGGCCCTCAGCCAGCAGGCGGCATCGGAGACGCTGCCGTTGCGCGACGCCTTCGCGGTGCTGTTCTTCATCTCGGTCGGCATGCTGTTCGACCCGAAGATCCTCATCAACGATGCGCTGCCGGTGCTGGCGACCGTCGCCATCATCATCGTCGCCAAGTCGGTGGCGGCGCTGGCGATCGTGCGCGCCTTCGGCCGCCCGTGGGGAACGGCGGCGACCATCGCCGCCAGCCTGGCGCAGATTGGCGAGTTCTCGTTCATCCTGGCGACGCTCGGCGTCTCGCTGAACCTGATGCCGCAGCAGGGCCGCGAGCTGATCCTCGCCGGTGCGATCATCTCGATCCTGCTCAACCCGCTGCTGTTCATGCTGCTCGACCGCATGAAACCGTGGATCGAGGCGCGCGACGGCGTTTTGGCTCCGGTGGCACCGACGCCGGCCGCGCCCGCCCCGTCGCAGGTCGCCAAGCCGGCAGTGGCCGCCGAGATCGAGGCGACGACCCAGCGGGGCCACACGGTGCTCGTCGGCTGCGGCAGCATCGGCAAGTGGGTGTGCGAGGCGTTGGAAGCAGCGAACGTGCCGCTGTTCGTCATCGACGAGAAGGACGAGATCGTCGCCAAGCTGAAGGCGCGGGGTATCGAGGCGGTGGCGGCGAGCGCGCCGGCGTCGCTCGTGGCCGCCAACCTGCCGCAAGCGGCCGCCTTGTTCGTTGCGGTGCCGGAGGCGTTCGAGGCGGGCCAGATCGTCGCGCAGGCGCGTGCCGTCAACCGCGATCTCTACATCGTCGCGCACGCGCACTCCGACGAGGAGGCGGCCTACCTCGCGAACTACGGCGCTTCCGCCATCGTGCAGGGCGCCCGCGAGATCGCCGACGCGATGGTGGCGCGCCTGCCCACAAATCCGTCAGCCATGCAGTCAGGTCAGAGCTGCTAAGCCTCTGGCCAGATTTCATACTTCCGTCGATTTTGCCCCGCAGCAACGACGACGAATCCACCAGCTAGTTCGCGTAGGCGGAGCATCGATCATGCAGAGCCGGAAACGCATCCCGGGAAACCGGAATGCGGCACGCGCCACATTGGCAGCGATCATCGGCGCGGTCGCCCAGGCCGTCGCGGGAGCGGCGCTCGCGACGGAAGGCTGCCCGGCGGTGAACGCCGGGGCGCTCAACGCCGATGTGAGCGCCAACACGCCGGTTGCTCGGCACGTGGCCCTCGGCCAGGGCGACCAGCTGAGCTTTGCGGCCTACGGCGCGTCCGTGGCGCTCGTCAGTGGCCCCGGCGCGCCGGCGTCGCTGATCGGGGGCACCTCGGCGATATCCGCGACCTTCACCGCCCCCGTCAACGGCACCTACAGCTTCCGCTTCGCTGCCACTGATGCTTCCGCCGCGTCCGTCGCCGTCAGCTGCACGTCGACACGCACCGAAGCGGCCAACGCGGCGTTCCTGGAGCGGCGCAAGGGCCTGTTGAATGCGCGTGAGCCGGACCGTTTGCGCATCGACCGCGCACCGACTCCCATCGCCAATCCCGACAAGCCCTTGTCGAGCACCGTGATCATGGATGACGACGGCCGCGCCAAGGACGTCGAGTTCTCGGTCAGCCTGTCGGAGATCGCCGCGGCGACCAACGGCAGCAAGGCACCCCAGCCCGGATTGGTCGACTTCTGGCTCGAGGGACGCATGCAGAACTACGAGGAGACCAGCCTCGGCGCAGGCTCGACCGGCGGCAATCTCGGAGTTCTCTATTTCGGCACGCGCTCGATGGTCGGCCCCGACATCATGCTCGGCGCCCTGGCGCAGGTCGATCGCGGCGTCGAAAGCTACGAGTACGACACGCCGACGATGGCGGCGAAGGGCTGGATGTTCGGCCCCTACATGAGCATGAAGGTGGCTTCCGGCGTCACCTTCGACGGGCGCGCCGCATGGGGCGAGACGGAAAATGCCGTCGCCAGCTCGGAGATCGACGACAGCCTCACGGCCCGCCGTCTCGTGCGCGGCAAGCTCACCGGAACGCGCGACGTGAGCGGGTGGAAAGTCGCCCCCAGCGTCGGCGTGGTCTTCATCGAGGACGCGGTGCGCGATTCAGGCACAGGCGCCACTAAGGCTGCCGGCACGGGCAAAGTCGAGGTGCTGCCGGAGATTTCCAAGCGCTTCGCGGTCGACGATGCGACGTTCATCGAGCCGCGGGCCGCGGTCGGCGCCTTCGCCGGCTTCGACAATTGGCAGGCGCTCAATCCGGCTGTGACGGCAGTTCAGCCGACCGACGTGAACCTGAAAGCGGAGGCTGGCGTCGCCTATGGCGTGAAGGACGGATCGAGCGTTCAGGCGACGGGCGGCGTCGAGAGCGGCACGACGTCGGCAGCGACGCAGAACTGGAGTGGCCGGCTGCAGTTCAATGTGCCGCTCGGAAAATGACGCGGCGCAGCAAGTGGATCATTCCAGTTTTGTCAACATTTTCCTTACGGTTCCGCAATGGAAAGTTATTTCACGTGTCACACAAGTCACGTATAGTCCACGTTGTAGGTGATCAGAAACGGCTGCGGGTCGCTGCTTTATCGACAGAATACTGGTTTCCCCCGAACCGCCAATCCGCCGCAGCGCTGATCTTCCTGCAGAGGAGGTGACGCATGGCATGTCCGAAGATCGAGGTCCGCGGGAAGAGAGTGATTCTTCTCAGTGGATTTCACGACACGGTCAAAGCAGCCCGCCCCCAGGTCGTTCTCGGTGAGGCCGACGTGAAGGAAGCCGAAGGGCTTCGCCGGTCGGCTAGACTAAACCCCGATGCGGTCGCTTTCGGCTACATAGCCGGCCGCTGGGTGCCCGCCGCCTAGCAGAGAACCCGGGACGTTCGTCCCCCGCCTGGATGTTCGAGATTGCAATCCCCAGACCCTCCCGGGCCTGGGGATTTGCTGTTCATGGGGCGCATCGTTAGATAGGGGCCAGCCGCATCACCGGATCGACATGGTTCTGACGCTCGACACGCCATCCGCCATCGCTGCGGCCGACAAGCCTTCGCTTGCCGGTCTTGGCCGCGAGGGGCTGCGCGCGGCGCTCGCTGCCGCCGGCGTGCCGGAAAAGCAGCAACGCATGCGCGTCAACCAGCTCTATTCGTGGCTGTACGTGCGCGGTGTGTCGACTTTTGACGCGATGACCGACGTGGCCAAGGAGCTGCGCACCGAGCTCAGCCAGCGCTACACGCTGGCGCGGCCGGAGATCGTCACCGAGCAGGTATCGGTCGACGGCACGCGCAAATGGCTGCTGCGCTTGCCGGCGCTGGGCCGCGACGGCAAGGCGCCCGAGGTCGAGACCGTCTACATCCCCGAGAGCGAGCGCGGCACGCTGTGCATCTCGAGCCAGGTCGGCTGCACGCTCAACTGCACGTTCTGCCATACGGGCACGCAGCGTCTCGTGCGCAATCTCACGGCCCAGGAAATCGTCGGGCAGATCCTGCTGGCGCGCGACCGCATCGGCGACTGGCAGGGCGCAGAGGTCCCCGGCGATGGGCGCCTCCTCCCATCCTCCGATCGCAAGATCACCAACATCGTGCTCATGGGCATGGGCGAGCCGCTCTACAACTTCGACAACGTCAAGGCGGCGATGGAGCTGGCCGCCGACGGCGAGGCGCTGTCGGTGTCGAAGCGGCGCATCACGCTGTCGACGTCGGGCATCGTGCCGGAGATCGCCCGCTGGGGTGC of the Hyphomicrobium album genome contains:
- the rlmN gene encoding 23S rRNA (adenine(2503)-C(2))-methyltransferase RlmN is translated as MVLTLDTPSAIAAADKPSLAGLGREGLRAALAAAGVPEKQQRMRVNQLYSWLYVRGVSTFDAMTDVAKELRTELSQRYTLARPEIVTEQVSVDGTRKWLLRLPALGRDGKAPEVETVYIPESERGTLCISSQVGCTLNCTFCHTGTQRLVRNLTAQEIVGQILLARDRIGDWQGAEVPGDGRLLPSSDRKITNIVLMGMGEPLYNFDNVKAAMELAADGEALSVSKRRITLSTSGIVPEIARWGAETGTSLAISLHAVRDELRDELVPINRKYPIAELLEACRNYPVLSNARRITFEYVMLKGVNDSLAEAKELVRLLAGIPAKINLIPFNPWPGAPYECSDWEQIERFAEVVNKAGYASPVRTPRGRDIHAACGQLKSASVKQRASERALADVATSGSGA
- the ybaL gene encoding YbaL family putative K(+) efflux transporter translates to MHHDTPLIATIVVGLCLAFLFGAIAQRIRVSPLVGYLLAGVLLGPHTPGFVADQSLASELAEIGVILLMFGVGLHFSLKDLWSVRTIAVPGAVVQIAVATMFGIGLGHILGWSIGAGITFGLALSVASTVVLLRALQERRILNTERGRIAVGWLIVEDLVMVLTLVMLPALVPILNGSLQSAAASSFEMTEIVTTLLVTIAKVAAFVAVMLVFGRRIIPWILHYVAHGGSRELFRLAVLSIALGCAYGAAQLFDVSFALGAFFAGMILSESALSQQAASETLPLRDAFAVLFFISVGMLFDPKILINDALPVLATVAIIIVAKSVAALAIVRAFGRPWGTAATIAASLAQIGEFSFILATLGVSLNLMPQQGRELILAGAIISILLNPLLFMLLDRMKPWIEARDGVLAPVAPTPAAPAPSQVAKPAVAAEIEATTQRGHTVLVGCGSIGKWVCEALEAANVPLFVIDEKDEIVAKLKARGIEAVAASAPASLVAANLPQAAALFVAVPEAFEAGQIVAQARAVNRDLYIVAHAHSDEEAAYLANYGASAIVQGAREIADAMVARLPTNPSAMQSGQSC